In the Deltaproteobacteria bacterium genome, GGTGAGGGCCAGGTTCACGTTCTGCTTCATGTACCGGTAGCTGACCAGCGGGCCGTGCGCGATGCGCCGCGCGAGCTCCCGGACCTGGGCGACGAACGCGTCGTGCGGGAACACGCGGTTCACGAGGCCCACGCGCGCCGCCTCCTCGGCGGACAGCAGGTCGGGGAGGAAGAAGAGCTCCTTCGCCTTGGCCGGCCCGACCCGGCGCGTGAGCTGCCAGGTGGTCCCGAAGTCGCCGCCGAAGCCCACCCTGGCGAACGCGGTGCCGAACCGCGCGCGATCCGAGGCGAAGCAGAGGTCGCATGACAGCGCGATACCGAGCCCCGCGCCCACCGCCGGGCCGTTGACGGCCGCGATCGTCACCTTGGGGATGTCGGACAGGAGCCACGGCAGCTCGTGCATCTCCCGCTGGCGGTCGACGTGCCCCTCGAACGTCTTGCCGGCCGCCGCCCCTCCCATCGCCGAGACGTCGCCGCCGGCGCAGAAGGCGCGTCCCGCGCCGGTGAGCAGGACTGCGCCGACGTCGGGATCGGCTGCGCAGCGCCGCAGGTGGGCGACGGCCGCGTCGATCATCGCGTCCGAGAGCGCGTTCAGCTTGTCGGGCCGGTTCATCGTGAGGATCGCGACGCGATCCTCGACCGCGAACTGGAGATCGTGCGTGTCGGTGGCCATGCGTCCTCCCGTGTGGCACGTCCACGCTTACCACTTCACGGTCCCGCGGCCCATCCAGCGCGAAGGTCGCCGGCGCGGGTCCGAGGGCCGGTTGGCAGAAATCGTTGGCTAAATGTCATTGCAGCCAGGCGCCTCCGATGCGAGACTCCCGGGCCGAAAGGAGCCAACCCATGCGGATCGCGATCCTCCTCTACGACGGGATGACGGCGCTCGACGCCATCGGCCCCTACGACGTCCTCCGCCAGCTGCCCGGCGCCGAGGTCGTCTTCGTCGGCGACACGGCGGGCGTGAAGCACACCGAGCAGCAGCCCCTCGGCCTGGTCGCCGATCGCGGGCTCGGCGAGGTGCCGAAGGCGGACATCCTCGTCGTCCCCGGGGGCTTCGGCCAGGAGCGGGTGATGCGGGAGACACGCACGCTGGACTGGATCCGGAGCATCCACGCAACCACCGAGTGGACGACGTCGGTCTGCACCGGCTCGTTGATCCTCGGCGCCGCGGGGCTCCTGCGCGGTCTGCGGGCGACGACCCACTGGGCCTTGCTCGAACGCCTGCGTGACCTCGGCGCCGAGCCGGTGGCGGAGCGCGTGGTCGAGCAGGGGAAGATCATCACGGCTGCGGGGGTGTCGGCCGGCATCGACATGGCGCTCCGACTCGTCGCCCGCGTCGGCGGCGACGACCTCGCGCGGGGCATCCAGCTCGGCATCGAGTACGACCCCGCCCCACCCTTCGACGCGGGCTCCCCGAGCAAGGCGCCCGCGCACGTG is a window encoding:
- a CDS encoding enoyl-CoA hydratase, which codes for MATDTHDLQFAVEDRVAILTMNRPDKLNALSDAMIDAAVAHLRRCAADPDVGAVLLTGAGRAFCAGGDVSAMGGAAAGKTFEGHVDRQREMHELPWLLSDIPKVTIAAVNGPAVGAGLGIALSCDLCFASDRARFGTAFARVGFGGDFGTTWQLTRRVGPAKAKELFFLPDLLSAEEAARVGLVNRVFPHDAFVAQVRELARRIAHGPLVSYRYMKQNVNLALTSDFRALLDREAITHLRCGQTADHREGVAAFLEKREPRFQGR
- a CDS encoding DJ-1/PfpI family protein: MRIAILLYDGMTALDAIGPYDVLRQLPGAEVVFVGDTAGVKHTEQQPLGLVADRGLGEVPKADILVVPGGFGQERVMRETRTLDWIRSIHATTEWTTSVCTGSLILGAAGLLRGLRATTHWALLERLRDLGAEPVAERVVEQGKIITAAGVSAGIDMALRLVARVGGDDLARGIQLGIEYDPAPPFDAGSPSKAPAHVVQLVRQALELKRAQYAASGA